The Treponema phagedenis DNA segment TTTCTTTTTAGAAAAGAAAATAGAAAAAAAAGCCTCCGTTTCTCATCCCGTAGCGTTTTATCTTATCCAATCAGGACTTAAAATTTTCGCTTTTTTGATAAACGGAGGGCTTATTGCACTTATCGTGTATGTATTTTTTTTACCGTAAGTGAATTATCCTTGTGCTTCCGATACTTCCGCCGGCTCTTCTTGTTTGCGTGAATAACTTACCGTAATATTTCTTCCCCGATACGAGCTGTTATGCAATTTATCGATAATGCCGTCGGCTTCTTCGGTTAACACTTGTACAAACGAATAATTTTCAAGGATGCGAATATCCCCGATATGTTCTCGCTGAACTCCTCCTTGCTGAATAAGAAGCGTAATAATATCGCGCGGATACACCCGCCTGCTTTTCCCGATGCTGATAAAAATACTTGTGGAAACATCGGGTGATAATACGGGGCGCTCTGTTTGCGCCGGTTTTTCCTGTGAAAAAAATCTTCCCCGCTGCCCTTTGGATCCTTTATTTCTCCCAAAAGAAGGAGCTACATTTTCTTTAATAAGATAGCCTGCAACATACGAGCGCATAGTGAGCGGCACGGTTTTTCTAAATAATCTCCTATACTCATTTAAAACTTGAGGATCTGCTTCGGTTTTAACAATCTGTAATATATTTTCCAAAAACGAAATTGTTTTTTCTTCATCTAAAATATTTTTTTCTGCTGTCACAATTAAAACTCCTTAGTGTATACTGCCATATAAAATCAAAAAACTCAAGGGCTTTTAAATTGATTTTGTAAAGGAAGGTTACACATTTTCCCTGATAGAAGTTTTTATGAATTTTGTGTATCCGTGTCAGGCTTAATTTGGCAATTCAGGGGTACTATCTAAAAAGATTTAGAGGCGGTGTAAAGTTCTCTAATCAATCAGAATATCAACAGGCAGCTTGCGGTCCAGCATTTTGCTCGGCACTTACATTCCCATCAAAGCTCTTGCTAAAGGATAGCCGATGAAGGTGCTTATAATAATAGAGACTGCTATCAACGCGCTTCCGTAAGCCGCAACTTGCGATGTTTTTGTCCAGCCGGAGCCGATGGCTAATGCAACGTTTGGGTGCGCCGGCGGAGTAGCAAAGGCATAACCGCCCAGCATCCCGACAATCATCGCGACAGCAGGCGTGCTGATGAGGCCGCCGGTCGCGCTGCAAATCGGAATAGCGACGGCGCAAACCACCGTAACCGTTACCATGTTGGAAGCTAAGTTAGTCATTATTGCAGCCCATGCGGCAAAGATTACCACAAGGACAAAAGGCGAAACAAGGGCAAACATAGGTTTAATTGCATCGGATATCCATGCGGTAAGTCCGATGTCGGCATTAGTCATTGCCATACCGATTGCAAGCGTGCTGCCTGCCATCATAATACTGCCCCACTCCACTCCCTTTTGCATCATCTCTTTAAAATTCATCAGGGGCTTGCCGTCAATTGTGAGCATGCAAAGCAGCACCGCACCGAGTAAAGGCGGAAAGGCGGTTCCCTGCTTTTTCATAAACCCTGCAAAAGTTGGAAGAAGGTTTTTTAAAAACTCAGGGATCACCCACAATGCGACAACCGAAAAGAAGATAACCAAAATTATTTTTTCTTTTTTATCCGCCTTTGCCACAGTTCTGCGCAAAGCATCCATGTTGAGGTTTCGCACCGAAGACATATCCGGGCGCAAAATAAATCGGAAGAACAATATCATCACAAGAAAAGTTAAAAGACCAACCGGAATTGCAAAGCCCATGTACGAAGCATAACTAACCGCCTTGCCTGTCGCAGTATGATAAAAACCCATAGCCATAATTGAAAAAACATGCGCGATGGGAGTCATGCCGCAGGAAATTGCGCATGAAAAAAGCTGCCCCATAATCAGCGCATTGGCAAGCTTATCTTCTTGCCGCAGTTTCAGCTCTTCGCAAATTGCATTCAGAATCGGAAGATAAATAACGAATAAAACCGTCGGCGACATAAAAAGCCCGATAATCAAAACTGCGGCGCAATACGAGATAAGAAAATACCAAGCGCCCCTTCGCGCCAGCGGCCCCGTGATAAACATAATCGCACAGCGTTTAATAAACGAGGTTGTGGAAATCGCATAGGTACACATAAAAGTAAAAAGCAAAAACGCCACCGTCGATTTTCCAAGCGAATGAGTTAAAACCATATTCATGGTAAGCTCCGGCACCAATGAAAGAGCCGCAAGACATAAAAGGCTCGGCCAATCAATTGAAATGGTAAGCCACAAAATCAATGCACCGATAAAAATACCGAGCACCTGCATAGCCGATGCGCTCATGCCGGGTAATGCGGGCAAGAATCTAAAGCCAAACATGCAACACAGAGCCGCCACAATAGAAATTATTCGTTTCATATCTACTCCCAAAGTTCGCAATTTTTTTAAATTACAAAATATTTTTTAAGCATTATTTTTTTTAAAGTTGAATATAGCATATTTTTGCGGTTTTGTACGAGTCATTGAAAAAATTATTCCACTGTAAAATAGGCAACGGTTCAGTACTTTCGCTCTTTAATAAAACGGATATCTTGCACTTTTGTATAAATCTGATATGCTTATGGTAATGGTATTATATTTCTTTAAGAGAATAGGGGGCATGTATGTTTAATTTTAATTTTCACATACCGACTAAGATTTTATTCGGGCAGGGGAAAATTGCGCACTTAGCTGATGAAATTTCCGCTTACGGATCACGAGTGCTGTTTTGTTATGGCGGCGGAAGTATTAAAAAAATCGGATTATATGATGAGATTATTGAGCAGTTTTCCTCTAAAGGAATTTTTTATCAAGAACTTTCAGGTATATCTCCAAATCCGCGTATAGAAGAAGTGAGAGAAGGAATCAAGCTTATTAGAGAACACCAATTAAATTTTATTCTTCCGGTAGGCGGCGGCAGCACTATTGACTGTGCAAAGGCAATATCCGCCGGAGCTGCTTATCAAGGCGATGCTTGGGATCTGGTGATCGGCAAAGCAAAACCTCAGCAAACCATTCCAATCGGAACTGTTTTAACTCTTTCCGCAACAGGCTCCGAGATGAATGGAGGCGCGGTTATTTCCAATATGGAAACAAAACAAAAATTAAGTTTGGGTTCTCCTCTTTTGTTGCCAAAATTTTCTATCTTGGATCCGTCCTATACTTTTTCCGTATCAGCTGCGCAAACCGCTGCGGGAACTGCCGATATCATGAGCCATACATTTGAAAATTATTTTTCTCTAAATGACGATGCCTTTTTGCAAAACCGGCTTGCGGAGGCTATTCTTAGAACCTGCATATATTACGCACCGAAGGCTTTAGCAAATCCGCATAATTATGATGCTCGTGCAAATCTTATGTGGGCGGGAACTTGGGCAATCAACGGTCTACTGAGTGCGGGAAAAAATACCGACTGGTCGGTGCATGCGATGGAACATGAACTCAGTGCTTTTTATGATATTACGCACGGTGTAGGTTTGGCTATTTTAACGCCGCATTGGCTCAACTATGTTTTAAATGAGACAACCGTTCAACGAATTGCAACCTTTGGTACCGCTGTTTGGGGTATTTATACCGATGACATATACGAAACGGCAAAGCTTGCAATTCAAAAAACTTCCGAGTTTTTTGCTTCACTCGGAATACCGATGCGGTTGCGCGATGTAGGTATCGGAGAAGAACATTTGCAAGAGATGGCAGAAGCGGCGGTTCGTCATAAAGGCGGTAAAATTGACGGCTTTCAGGAATTGGGAGCCGAAGATGTTTTGGCAATTTACAAAGCCGCATTGTAATATTCCTTAAAAACTTTTACGCGTTGGGGCTCTTGTTTATACGAGCGTTATTACGACAAAAGATGGGAATGCTCTCCCATCTTTTGTTTATTGCTGCGGAGTCATTGTTTGAAGGATGTATTGTATCTGTTCAGTTGCTCGGACTATCCTACTGTCAGAATCTGATAGCTGCGGAGGTACCTCTTGAGCAGCAGGCGCTTTGTCTTCGTCTGAAAAAAGCGAATTCGGTTTTTCCGTTGCTTTTTTAGCAGCGGATAAAAAAAGCTCATCCGGAGCAGGTACCGATACGGGTGCTTCACTTAAACTGATATCCGAGTCGGCTTCTATAACGGATTCTTGCTCTGGCGTTTCAGAAGGTTCCCGATTTTCAGAAGGTTCCTGATATGGTTCGCTGTCCTCCTGAACAGGTTCAACAAAGTCCGATTCTTGTGTCGGTTCATTTTCTTCCGGTAACTCAGGTACCACCAAAGGAGTTTCAACTTTTGTTTCCGGCACATGTTCTTCTATTATTTGCGGCTCGGGTGTTTTGATTTCCGGTTGAGCGGGAAAAGATTTATCGTCTCGTATTATACGCTCGACACTTCTTGCTGCCCGTGTAAATTTTGAATCTAAGGCAGGCATTTCCGTTAAATCAAGCGCAGGCTTCTGCTTTGGCACAATCTCGGGTTCCGGTTCGGGAATAACTTCCGGTTCTTCTTTTACCGGCTCGGGAGGGAGCTCCGGCTCTTCTTTTACCGGCTCGGGAGAAAGCTTCGGCTCTTCTTTAATTTCAGGGACAATCGGTTCCACCGGTTTTTCAGGTAAAGGTACTTCAACTTTCGGCTGAACAGCAGGTTGCTTTTGAGCAGGCACATCCGTAATTCGCAATAAAAAAGGATTATCTTTATATCCGCCTGAATAATCCGCATAAGGTTTTGCAAATGTTCTGATATTGATAAAAGTACGGTCTTTCATTTGTATTGTGCCGTGCCGTGACCAGGGATAACCGAAAACAACGGTTTCAGGAATTAGAATATGAAAAGCGGAGCCAAATTCTTTATGATGCTCAGGAGTGGAGTCTATTAGGCTATAGAGATTTTCATAATTGGAAATAACTTTTCCGTTTAATATGCGTTTTTCATTTCCGTTTATTGCATTGAACTCGGTCGCTCGGTACGCATATGAATCCTGTTGAAAATGAGGATCTTGCATACTTTCCGTTAAAAGCACCGACCCGATGCCAGGCGTTTTTTTAATAAACAAGTGAAAACTGTCAGACTCTTTTTTTATAATAATATGATCGGCGGGAATATGTAGGTCAAGCGCAAAAACAAAAGAATTAACGCATAGAGCAAGTAAAACGGAGATAAATTTGTTCATACGATTCAGTATCCTTTATTATCAGTATTTTTTCAAGTAGAATATTTTATTTTCTTTCAATTTTTAACCCTTTAAAGATTCGGTTTTATACGGCTCGGTAATAATACACGTATCTTCGATATAGAATTTTATCGAGCGGCAATCGGGTTTAAAAAAATATCTTCCGGCTCAAGTATTCTGCCTGCAAAACGATAGCATTTTTTCCAGTATACATTAGTCAAAGAGGTAATGACAACGCCGGTTACCGCATCGTCCGAAGAGGAGTGAACAAAGTTGCCCGAACCAAGATAAATCCCTACATGGGAGATTCTCCCTGTTGTGTTAAAAAAAAGTAAATCGCCCGGCTGTACTTCTTCATCATCTATTTTTTCCACAAATTCGCCAAGTTCCCGTGCACTGCGCGGCAATGCTAAATTCAATGTATCCAATGCGGTTTTATAAATAAGCCCCGAGCAATCCATACCTTCTTCCGAGCAGCCGGCGTATTTATATGGAGTACCTAAATATTGCAAAGCTGCATTGATAAAGATAAGCCTTTGCGATAGGGATTTGTTATCTGCATTATTTTCATTTCCGCTGAATTGAAAAACAAGTATACATAACCAAATACATACGCAAAAAGATTTTTTCAATTTTTTTTTATTCATTTTGCAACCTTTACCTTATTATCGGGTCAAAATTATCAAAGATTGATATATATTATGACTTATATGCAATATATACATTTTTCTTGCCTTACGTATAATTTATCTTGAGGTACTTAAAATTACAAGATCAGTGGTCTTTGTAATTACTCACCAGAAAGGAGTTCGATATGAATACAAAAACCCCTTGGGATTTCTTAGAAGATTTCCGAGGTAAAACGTTTCACGGTGAATGGCCAACATTGCCGGAAATGTTTGAAATTACAACAGCTCGTTTTCCGAACAGAAATTGTTTAACCGTTTTTGAGCCTAATAGGATAACGCTGTCTTATGCGCAAGCTCTTGAAAAGATAAAAACGCTTGCGGCGTGGCTCAATGCACAAGGATTAAAAAAAGGAATGAAGATTGCCGTTAGCGGGAAGAATTCTCCCGAATGGGCGGTAGTGTATTTTGCAACGCTTTTTGCCGGCGGAATTATTGTCCCGATAGATTACGGGCTCCATGAAGAAGAAATACAAAATTTAATCCAAAAATCAGATCCGTTTTTATTCTTTGTTGATGAAGAGCGCTATCAGTTTTTTAAGAACAATGTGGTGCTCGGTAAAGATTTCAGCAGTAAAGTATATTCATTAAACAAGGCTCACGCTGATGAATACGTGTATAATTTATATACTGATAAAACACCGTCAATTGAGCAAGCAGCAAGTGAAGATACGGCGGCAATTCTTTTTACTTCCGGCACTATGGGAAATCCAAAAGGGGTAATGCTTTCGCATAAAAATCTTGTTGCAGACTGTTATATTGCGCAAACACACCTCAATATTTTTGAAACGGATGTTTTTTACGCACTCTTGCCGCTTCATCATTCTTACACCATGCTTGCCGTATTTATTGAAGCGCTTTCAGTAGGAGCGGAAATTGTTTTCGGTAAAACAATTGCAGTTTCAAAAATGCTTAAAGAACTTGATGAAGGCAAAGTTACCATGTTGCTTGGCGTGCCGCTTTTGTTCAACAAACTTCTTGCAGGAATCCTGAAGGGAGTGCGAGCAAAGGGGCCACTTGTGTACGGACTCATCCGTACCATGATGGGGATTTCGTATCTTGTAAAAAAACTATTTAAGGTAAATATCGGTAAGAGTCTTTTTAAAAAAGTTTTAGCACAGGCAAAGTTATCAACTGTAAGAATTGCAATTTGCGGAGGAGGTCCTTTGTCTCCAAGTGTTTTCAGGGCGTATAATGAATTCGGAATAGATTTTATACAAGGGTACGGCTTAACCGAAACATCACCGATTATTGCGCTTAACCCAGTTGAGCATTTTAAAATTGAAAGTGTAGGAAAATATTTTCACCCGTATATGGAAATGAAAATTCTTGATCCTGATGAAAAGGGGGTTGGAGAAATAGCGGTGCGCGGTCCGATGGTTATGCAAGGATATTATCAAATGCCCGAAGAAACCACCGAAGTACTTTCATCCGATGGCTGGTTTAAAACAGGAGATATCGGCCGTCTTGACGAAGAAGGATACCTTTATCTTTCAGGAAGAGCAAAAAATCTGATTGTAACCGAAGGCGGAAAAAACGTATATCCGGAAGAGATTGAAAATATGTTCCAGCTTTATTATGATGATATTGAGCAAATTACCGCAATGGGATATTTGCTTGACAAAGAAACAAAAAGCGAGGGCATAGAAGTAAAAGTATATCCAACCGATGCGCTTTATAAAAAACTCAACTTTGAACGAGACTCTGCCGAAGGCGATGCGGCTGTTTTAAAACATATACAGGAAATAGTTGATCTTGAAAATAAAAAATTACTTCCCTACCAAAAAATTTCACGGGTAACAATACTTGACAAACCCTTTGAAATGACTACTACAAAAAAAGTTATCAGACGCTAATCATTTAAAGGCTTTTTTCTTAAAAGTTAGAGAAAAGCCTTTGTGTTCTTTTGATCTTCTTTGTCAAGTTTTTTATCGGTAATTTGTATAATCTTACCGGACTTAACCAAATAAATACAAAATCCCGTAACACCGATCAGAACTATCACTCCAAGTATTTTAATAAAGATGCTTCCCGATGAACCGAAAAAATAGGTGAGCCAGAATAAACTTGAGATGCTAAACAGAGCTGCAATAGAATCAAAAACCGCAAATTTATAAAACGGAAACTGAACAAATCCGCTTGTCATTGAAAGAACATTTCGTATACCGAAGGGAATAAAGCGCCCGAATAAATAAGTAAGAAAACCATGATGTTCCAATGCCCGTGAAATTCTTTTTGTATTTTCTTCTGTAACAATTTTTTTGAATACGCCGAAATTAATAAGACCTTTCCCAAGCAGTTTTCCCCAAAAGTATACCAGATAATCACTTAAAACCGCACCAAAATAAAGAGCACATAAAAACGTGGGGATCGAAGCTTTTTCCTGTTGACATAATAAGGCAGACATAATAATAAGCGCATCCTCTGAAACAGGAATATTAAATCCGCCAAGCATTAAACCCAAAAAAATTACCATAGGAAAATATGTAACATATTCTCCTATCCACAAAAGAATGGAATTCATGATTTTAGAATACTGCTATTTTGATAAATTTTCAAGTTCTTCTTTCCAAAGATTCCATGATGAATCACTTGGCATATGTAAGCCTGCACGCGGCGAAAGGCTGATATCGCTTACCTGCGGGCCGTCCGGAATGCAGGAACGTTTATATTGCTGAGAAAAAAACCGCTTAAAAAATACAAAAAGCCAGGAAAGGATTTCTTCCCTTGTATACTCATTTTTTCCCTCTTTTATAAAACTTTGCTCCGCAAGAAATAAAAGTTTTTTAGGTCCGAAACCGTGCATTATTACATTATATAAGAAAAAATCATGTAATCGATACGGTCCGACAATGTGCTCGGTTTTTTGAGAAATTACGCCATTTTGGGGAGGAAGAAGCTCGGGACTTACCGGTGTGTTTAAAATATCGGTTAAAATATCGGTGAACCCTTGTTTATCTTTACCGGAGGTAAACTCTTGCGGATTATCTTTGCAGTTTTCAATAATACTCCGCAACAATGTTTTAGGAATTGAACTGTTCACTCCGTACATTGACATATGATCTCCGTTATATGTTGTCCATCCCAAAGCAAGTTCGGATAAGTCGCCGGGGCCGATTACTAAACCATTCACTTGGTTTGCCTTATCCATTAAAATTTGCGTGCGCTCCCGTGCTTGGGCATTTTCATATGTTATATCGTGCTTTTTTGGATCCTGCCCGATATCTTTAAAATGTTGTAAAACGGAATCCGCAATTGATATTTCTTCAACCGTGCATTGAAGAATTGCCGCAAGCTCAACTGCATTATTTTTAGTTCTTTCAGTTGTTCCGAACCCGGGCATCGTAATAGCAAAAATATCGGATCGGCTTGCTTTAATAAGATCGGCAGCCTTTGCCGCAATCAATAAAGCCAAAGAGGAATCCAATCCGCCTGAAATGCCTAAAAGCATTCTTGTACAACCGATATGCGTAAGACGTTTTGCCAACCCCTGCGCTGCAAGAATAAGCATTCGATTATAAAATAAATCCGCCTGCTTTCTTGATTCTTTTAGTTCAATCGGAATAAACGGCTCATCGTTCACCGGTCTGAACAAGTTCCTCATATCCGTCTTCGCCTGCATTGGCGGAATAGGTACTACTGTACTAACAGCTTGCCGTTGTTCCGCAGCTTTTATTTTTTTATGTGCAAGAATTTGCATATCAATATCCGCCATCACAAAGCCGCCGGTTTCTCTCATAAGAAATTTTTCATTATTAAACCCTGAACCTGAGGCAAGACATTCTCCCGCTTCAAAAATACCGGCTTCACCGGCACACACCATATCAGTGCTTGACTCTCCCCAGCCTGCATTTACATATAAAAATGCTTTACCGATATTTTGCGATATTGCCTTTACATTGCGGTATAAATCAATTTCCGTGCGCGGAAGGCTCGGAATAAAAAGCTGATTGATGATAAGATCTGCAGCGGTGTTTTTTTGAAAATCGCCAAAACAAAATGAGAATAAACCGTTTTCGATTTCAAAAATGAGATCGGTATCAAAAAAGGTTAGTGTTTCGGCATTAAGCATAATTTGTCTTGTCTCATGCGGAGATGTATATACGGAAAATTGCTTGAGTGGAGTATTAAGCGGAACAATTCCTAACACTCTTCCTTGGCAAATGACCGCTGAACAATTATATAATTTTCCTTTAACAAAAAGAGGGAGTCCGACAACGGATACGATTGCCAGTGTTTCTGTTTCATTGATAATATATTCCAATGCGGATTTTGCCGCTGTAAGTAAGGTTTGTTGATAAAATAAATCACCGCAACTTGCAGAAGAAATTGAAAGCTGCGGAAACACAATCATATCCGCTTGCAAGTTTACCGCTTTTCTAATCTCTGCAATTATTTCACGTGCATTATGTTTGCAATCCGCAATCCTTACGATCGGAACCGCTGTTGCAATTCTAAAATATCCTAATTCCGCATTCATTGGTATTCTTATTCCACCTGTAATAAAAAAGATTCTGTTCTTTCATTTCCGCTGATATCTCGCACGGTAATAGCAAGCTCCGTTTTTCCGCTCATAAAAGAAACTGTGCCTAAAAAGAGGCGATCCGGTTTATCATACAATAATTTTCCTGTAAGTTTTGTGCCTGCAAGATATGCGTATCCCTTTTTTGCTGTGATAATTTCAAACGGAATAGTTCCAATGTCGGCTCCGTTAATTGATATACTGACTCTGAACGGCGCATATTGTTTTCCGGATACCTGCATCATATCGCTGATTGAAGCAAATAGTTTGTACTCGCCCTGCCTGATTATTTTGTTTTGTGCAAGCGCAATGGAAGTGTTTTGCCTTTCCAATAGTATATTTTGGATAGTCGGTTTGACAGTATCATTGAAAGAAGGTAAAAGCAGCAGCGGATTAATATATACTTTCTTTTTTGTATCCACTACTTGAAAAATCAGGGTACCGGGCTCTCCCCACGCACTTGAACCTGTTTGTCCGATAATTGCTCCTGCCTCGCTTACAGTAATATTTTTAAACGCAGCGGAATCTTCCAAATTGCCGTACACTGTTTGCAAACCGTCTTCATGTAAAAATATCAGTGCATTGCCAAGGGTGCTTGGAAAATTTCGCAACCGATGTTTTTTCTCTATTGTAATAAGCCGCGTGCCGTGATCCGCCGCTCTGACAGTCTGTGCCGAATCAAAGATTATTCCCTGTTCAAGATTTTTTCCCGCCTGAGCTTGCCCGAATAAATATAAGAATGTAGGATTGTCGGTTGGCCATTCCAATGAAAAAACCGTAAATGCCGTAATCAAAAAAAAGAAACCGAAAGTTTTTCTCATTTTAAACCTCTAATATCGATTTTTGCAATCTTTGAATCCACTCCTAAATAAATCTCTTTTCCGGATTGAGACAGATACACATTATTTGCTTTAAACTGCACAGAGCCGATCTTTTGTATTGGCTGCTCAAAGGCTGAAAGACTGCAATCTTTTTCTTCCTGATTCAGCAGCAGCATGATATTCCGATACGGAGTGATGCCTACGCTGACGATTTCTCCTTTTGCGGGAATTATTGCTGTTTTTAAATTTTTACAATCAATCATGCCTATTCCCTTATCGGTTTCAAATACCGCAATTTTTCCTTCCTTGTCAAAATCAACAAAAACTTGTCTTCTTAGCGGTGCATCCAAATAGCTGTGATGAATAATTTTATATTGATCTTCTTCCAGTCGTATAAGAATAACTCTTTGTGCATCAATTCCGCATACAGCCGCGGCAAGCTTTCCGTTTTCCGAAATTGCAGCACCGAGAATAAGTTGGTAGTTGCTTCCGCCCGGGTAAAATTCAAAAAACACATCTCCTGTACTTT contains these protein-coding regions:
- a CDS encoding DbpA RNA binding domain-containing protein; this translates as MTAEKNILDEEKTISFLENILQIVKTEADPQVLNEYRRLFRKTVPLTMRSYVAGYLIKENVAPSFGRNKGSKGQRGRFFSQEKPAQTERPVLSPDVSTSIFISIGKSRRVYPRDIITLLIQQGGVQREHIGDIRILENYSFVQVLTEEADGIIDKLHNSSYRGRNITVSYSRKQEEPAEVSEAQG
- a CDS encoding SLC13 family permease; translated protein: MKRIISIVAALCCMFGFRFLPALPGMSASAMQVLGIFIGALILWLTISIDWPSLLCLAALSLVPELTMNMVLTHSLGKSTVAFLLFTFMCTYAISTTSFIKRCAIMFITGPLARRGAWYFLISYCAAVLIIGLFMSPTVLFVIYLPILNAICEELKLRQEDKLANALIMGQLFSCAISCGMTPIAHVFSIMAMGFYHTATGKAVSYASYMGFAIPVGLLTFLVMILFFRFILRPDMSSVRNLNMDALRRTVAKADKKEKIILVIFFSVVALWVIPEFLKNLLPTFAGFMKKQGTAFPPLLGAVLLCMLTIDGKPLMNFKEMMQKGVEWGSIMMAGSTLAIGMAMTNADIGLTAWISDAIKPMFALVSPFVLVVIFAAWAAIMTNLASNMVTVTVVCAVAIPICSATGGLISTPAVAMIVGMLGGYAFATPPAHPNVALAIGSGWTKTSQVAAYGSALIAVSIIISTFIGYPLARALMGM
- a CDS encoding iron-containing alcohol dehydrogenase, coding for MFNFNFHIPTKILFGQGKIAHLADEISAYGSRVLFCYGGGSIKKIGLYDEIIEQFSSKGIFYQELSGISPNPRIEEVREGIKLIREHQLNFILPVGGGSTIDCAKAISAGAAYQGDAWDLVIGKAKPQQTIPIGTVLTLSATGSEMNGGAVISNMETKQKLSLGSPLLLPKFSILDPSYTFSVSAAQTAAGTADIMSHTFENYFSLNDDAFLQNRLAEAILRTCIYYAPKALANPHNYDARANLMWAGTWAINGLLSAGKNTDWSVHAMEHELSAFYDITHGVGLAILTPHWLNYVLNETTVQRIATFGTAVWGIYTDDIYETAKLAIQKTSEFFASLGIPMRLRDVGIGEEHLQEMAEAAVRHKGGKIDGFQELGAEDVLAIYKAAL
- a CDS encoding C40 family peptidase — translated: MNKKKLKKSFCVCIWLCILVFQFSGNENNADNKSLSQRLIFINAALQYLGTPYKYAGCSEEGMDCSGLIYKTALDTLNLALPRSARELGEFVEKIDDEEVQPGDLLFFNTTGRISHVGIYLGSGNFVHSSSDDAVTGVVITSLTNVYWKKCYRFAGRILEPEDIFLNPIAAR
- a CDS encoding AMP-dependent synthetase/ligase; translated protein: MNTKTPWDFLEDFRGKTFHGEWPTLPEMFEITTARFPNRNCLTVFEPNRITLSYAQALEKIKTLAAWLNAQGLKKGMKIAVSGKNSPEWAVVYFATLFAGGIIVPIDYGLHEEEIQNLIQKSDPFLFFVDEERYQFFKNNVVLGKDFSSKVYSLNKAHADEYVYNLYTDKTPSIEQAASEDTAAILFTSGTMGNPKGVMLSHKNLVADCYIAQTHLNIFETDVFYALLPLHHSYTMLAVFIEALSVGAEIVFGKTIAVSKMLKELDEGKVTMLLGVPLLFNKLLAGILKGVRAKGPLVYGLIRTMMGISYLVKKLFKVNIGKSLFKKVLAQAKLSTVRIAICGGGPLSPSVFRAYNEFGIDFIQGYGLTETSPIIALNPVEHFKIESVGKYFHPYMEMKILDPDEKGVGEIAVRGPMVMQGYYQMPEETTEVLSSDGWFKTGDIGRLDEEGYLYLSGRAKNLIVTEGGKNVYPEEIENMFQLYYDDIEQITAMGYLLDKETKSEGIEVKVYPTDALYKKLNFERDSAEGDAAVLKHIQEIVDLENKKLLPYQKISRVTILDKPFEMTTTKKVIRR
- a CDS encoding DedA family protein, with product MNSILLWIGEYVTYFPMVIFLGLMLGGFNIPVSEDALIIMSALLCQQEKASIPTFLCALYFGAVLSDYLVYFWGKLLGKGLINFGVFKKIVTEENTKRISRALEHHGFLTYLFGRFIPFGIRNVLSMTSGFVQFPFYKFAVFDSIAALFSISSLFWLTYFFGSSGSIFIKILGVIVLIGVTGFCIYLVKSGKIIQITDKKLDKEDQKNTKAFL
- a CDS encoding NAD(+) synthase encodes the protein MNAELGYFRIATAVPIVRIADCKHNAREIIAEIRKAVNLQADMIVFPQLSISSASCGDLFYQQTLLTAAKSALEYIINETETLAIVSVVGLPLFVKGKLYNCSAVICQGRVLGIVPLNTPLKQFSVYTSPHETRQIMLNAETLTFFDTDLIFEIENGLFSFCFGDFQKNTAADLIINQLFIPSLPRTEIDLYRNVKAISQNIGKAFLYVNAGWGESSTDMVCAGEAGIFEAGECLASGSGFNNEKFLMRETGGFVMADIDMQILAHKKIKAAEQRQAVSTVVPIPPMQAKTDMRNLFRPVNDEPFIPIELKESRKQADLFYNRMLILAAQGLAKRLTHIGCTRMLLGISGGLDSSLALLIAAKAADLIKASRSDIFAITMPGFGTTERTKNNAVELAAILQCTVEEISIADSVLQHFKDIGQDPKKHDITYENAQARERTQILMDKANQVNGLVIGPGDLSELALGWTTYNGDHMSMYGVNSSIPKTLLRSIIENCKDNPQEFTSGKDKQGFTDILTDILNTPVSPELLPPQNGVISQKTEHIVGPYRLHDFFLYNVIMHGFGPKKLLFLAEQSFIKEGKNEYTREEILSWLFVFFKRFFSQQYKRSCIPDGPQVSDISLSPRAGLHMPSDSSWNLWKEELENLSK
- a CDS encoding peptidoglycan DD-metalloendopeptidase family protein gives rise to the protein MRKTFGFFFLITAFTVFSLEWPTDNPTFLYLFGQAQAGKNLEQGIIFDSAQTVRAADHGTRLITIEKKHRLRNFPSTLGNALIFLHEDGLQTVYGNLEDSAAFKNITVSEAGAIIGQTGSSAWGEPGTLIFQVVDTKKKVYINPLLLLPSFNDTVKPTIQNILLERQNTSIALAQNKIIRQGEYKLFASISDMMQVSGKQYAPFRVSISINGADIGTIPFEIITAKKGYAYLAGTKLTGKLLYDKPDRLFLGTVSFMSGKTELAITVRDISGNERTESFLLQVE